From one Flavobacterium sp. N502536 genomic stretch:
- a CDS encoding TolC family protein encodes MKAKIIVTSLVLFLFCTAKTRAQEVLTIEDAMKIALENNFEIKIAKNNSKISETNVTIGNAGMLPSATASVTDNNSVTNSSQTRQDGTSTSLKNAKNNSLAYGVSLGWTVFDGMKMFARLDQLKELQKLGDSELKRTILVKIGQVNTAYFDLVQQQQQLSALDTTIVISKQRLTLAQNRFSIGKASKLEVLNAQVDLNSDQVALLRQKESYANAKILLNQYLARDAKINFTVTDVVTVDNKLVLVDLIDLAQKQNPALEAQIINKRIAELQLKQVKADRYPVVNLTSGYNFNESQSSLGFTSQASSKGFNYGFNATLNLFDGLNQHRNEKVAKLQIENSQIAIEQQNMILSTQLSTAFQTYLTNLELIGLEEDNVTIAKQNLDITLDKFKIGTITTIDFRTAQLNYVNAKVRYSNAQFQAKLSEIALKELAGNINF; translated from the coding sequence ATGAAAGCTAAAATAATAGTAACAAGTCTCGTTTTATTTTTGTTTTGCACAGCAAAAACGCGCGCGCAGGAAGTCTTAACGATCGAAGACGCCATGAAGATCGCCTTAGAGAATAATTTCGAAATTAAGATTGCCAAAAACAACTCTAAAATAAGCGAAACCAATGTAACCATTGGAAATGCCGGAATGCTGCCATCGGCTACTGCTTCGGTAACAGACAACAACAGTGTTACCAACTCCTCACAAACACGTCAGGACGGAACTTCTACCTCCTTAAAAAATGCCAAAAACAACAGTTTGGCCTATGGAGTAAGTCTGGGATGGACGGTTTTTGACGGAATGAAAATGTTTGCCCGACTGGATCAGCTTAAAGAATTACAAAAGCTGGGCGATTCTGAATTAAAAAGAACCATATTGGTAAAAATTGGTCAGGTAAACACCGCTTATTTTGATCTGGTACAGCAACAACAGCAATTATCGGCACTCGATACTACAATCGTAATTTCGAAACAGCGACTAACACTGGCGCAAAATCGCTTTAGCATTGGAAAAGCTTCCAAACTGGAAGTTTTGAACGCTCAGGTGGATTTAAACTCCGATCAGGTTGCTTTACTGAGACAAAAAGAATCTTATGCTAATGCTAAAATATTACTGAATCAGTATTTAGCCCGTGATGCCAAAATAAACTTTACCGTAACCGATGTAGTTACTGTAGACAATAAACTGGTTTTGGTTGATTTAATCGATTTGGCACAGAAACAAAATCCTGCTTTGGAAGCACAAATTATCAACAAACGCATTGCCGAACTTCAGTTAAAACAGGTCAAAGCAGATCGTTATCCGGTGGTAAATCTGACTTCGGGCTACAACTTTAACGAAAGTCAGTCGAGTCTTGGATTTACGAGTCAAGCTTCTTCCAAAGGTTTTAATTACGGTTTTAATGCTACTTTAAACCTGTTTGATGGTCTAAATCAGCACCGAAATGAAAAAGTAGCCAAACTGCAGATCGAAAATTCGCAGATTGCCATAGAACAGCAAAACATGATTTTAAGTACGCAATTAAGCACTGCTTTTCAAACCTACTTAACCAATCTGGAACTGATTGGATTAGAGGAAGACAACGTAACCATTGCAAAGCAGAATTTAGATATTACTTTAGACAAGTTTAAAATAGGAACCATTACCACTATTGATTTCAGAACAGCTCAGCTGAATTATGTGAATGCAAAAGTACGCTACAGCAACGCGCAATTTCAGGCAAAATTATCTGAAATTGCCCTGAAAGAATTAGCCGGAAATATTAATTTTTAA
- a CDS encoding bestrophin family protein has translation MISYNTKDWFTFIFHFHKSDTVRKLLPIMIAIGVYSSIVGYLEVSYFKIGKNDYIPNIPIMHGMLGFVISLLLVFRTNTAYDRWWEGRKLWGALVNNSRNLAIKLSAMLKEENDRKFFRKFIPAYASVLHKHLHDADTGKQLFEDVDLEIDHHKHKPNQVKKIIFQKVNDLYEAKKISGEQLIILNEELQSFTDICGACERIKNTPIPYSYSAFIKKFIFFYTMTLPFGYSVSLGYYVAPVVVFIFYVLASLELIAEEIEDPFGDDENDLPTKKISENIKKHIEELI, from the coding sequence ATGATTTCATACAACACCAAAGATTGGTTTACTTTTATCTTTCATTTTCATAAATCGGATACCGTTAGAAAACTGCTGCCGATCATGATTGCTATCGGAGTTTACTCCTCAATAGTTGGGTATCTTGAAGTCTCTTATTTTAAAATTGGTAAAAACGATTATATTCCCAACATCCCGATCATGCACGGGATGTTGGGTTTTGTTATATCCTTGTTATTGGTTTTCAGAACCAACACGGCGTACGATCGCTGGTGGGAAGGCCGCAAACTTTGGGGAGCCCTTGTTAATAATAGTCGAAATCTGGCTATTAAACTTTCGGCCATGCTCAAAGAGGAAAACGATCGTAAATTCTTTCGAAAGTTTATCCCTGCCTATGCCTCTGTTTTGCACAAACATCTGCACGATGCTGATACCGGCAAACAGCTTTTTGAAGATGTCGATTTAGAAATTGACCATCACAAACACAAACCAAATCAGGTAAAAAAAATAATTTTTCAAAAAGTAAACGACCTGTACGAAGCTAAAAAAATTAGCGGAGAGCAACTCATTATCCTAAACGAGGAATTACAGTCTTTTACAGACATCTGTGGTGCGTGCGAGAGAATCAAAAACACCCCTATTCCCTACTCTTACAGTGCTTTTATTAAAAAGTTCATCTTCTTTTATACCATGACATTACCCTTTGGTTATTCTGTAAGTCTAGGATATTATGTGGCACCAGTCGTGGTTTTTATTTTTTATGTATTGGCAAGTTTAGAGCTTATTGCCGAAGAAATTGAAGATCCGTTTGGTGATGATGAAAACGATCTGCCAACAAAAAAGATCTCGGAAAACATCAAAAAACACATTGAAGAACTGATTTAA
- the pheT gene encoding phenylalanine--tRNA ligase subunit beta, whose translation MKISYNWLKQFIKTDWPSDQTSELLTDLGLEVEVVEKYQSIKGGLQGVVVGHVLTCEKHPDADRLKVTTVNIGLEAPIQIVCGAANVAAGQKVPVATIGTVLYDKEGSEFTIKKGKIRGMESHGMICAEDELGLGTGHDGIMVLAENLVPGTAASEVFKVVNDEVFEIGLTPNRADAMSHLGTARDLRAGMLQRGVNIELITPSVSNFRVDMRTLKIDVNVEEPLLAPRYCGVTISGITVQESPAWLQDRLKAIGLTPKNNIVDVTNYVLHELGQPLHAFDAAKINGKVIVKTLPEGTKFVTLDDVERTLHKEDLMICDEKGPLCIAGVFGGKKSGVTEGTTAIFLESAYFDAVSVRKTAKRHQLNTDASFRFERGIDPTITEYALKRAALLIQEVAGGKITSDVIEVYPKKVEDFSVLLNFSHVSKIIGQEIPKDTIKKILVSLDIKVNSVSDSGLGLTIPAYRVDVQREIDVIEEILRVYGYNNINFSKKFNATVANAPRTEDYKVQNVIASQLNSQGFHEMMANSLTTAAYAKLSTALKEEHNVTMLNPLSSDLSTMRQSLLFSGLEAISYNINRKNSDLKLFEFGKSYHKYLNGYEEHKHLTLLISGNRNKESWTNPQKATDFFLLKGYVKGVLSRLGIDKITNAPVQSDVFSEGTAICYNNETLVETGVIKKSILKHFGIKQDVYFADFNWDLILKIITGKIKYTEIPKYPEVRRDLALLIDKSTTYESIFNLARQTEKSLLKDINLFDVYEGNKLPEGKKSYALSFTIQDNTKTLTDAQIDKIMSKLQQTFETELGATLR comes from the coding sequence ATGAAAATATCTTACAATTGGTTAAAACAATTTATAAAAACGGACTGGCCATCTGATCAAACTTCAGAATTACTAACAGATTTAGGGCTTGAAGTAGAAGTTGTCGAAAAATACCAATCGATCAAAGGCGGTTTGCAAGGTGTTGTTGTAGGACATGTATTGACTTGCGAAAAACATCCTGATGCCGACAGATTAAAAGTTACAACTGTAAATATTGGTTTAGAAGCGCCTATACAAATTGTTTGTGGTGCTGCTAACGTTGCCGCAGGACAAAAAGTACCTGTTGCTACGATAGGAACCGTTTTATATGACAAAGAAGGTTCTGAGTTTACCATTAAAAAAGGAAAAATCCGCGGAATGGAAAGCCATGGAATGATTTGTGCCGAAGACGAATTAGGCTTAGGAACAGGTCATGACGGAATTATGGTTTTGGCTGAGAATCTGGTTCCAGGAACTGCAGCTTCAGAAGTTTTTAAGGTTGTTAATGACGAAGTTTTCGAAATCGGATTGACTCCAAACCGTGCTGATGCCATGAGTCACCTGGGTACTGCCCGTGATTTAAGAGCGGGTATGCTACAACGCGGTGTAAATATTGAGTTGATCACTCCTTCTGTAAGCAATTTCAGAGTAGACATGCGTACGCTGAAAATTGACGTTAATGTTGAAGAACCACTTTTAGCACCAAGATACTGCGGAGTAACGATTTCAGGAATTACAGTTCAAGAGTCTCCGGCATGGTTACAAGACCGTCTAAAAGCGATCGGACTGACTCCAAAAAATAATATTGTCGATGTTACTAATTATGTTTTACACGAATTAGGACAGCCTTTACATGCATTTGATGCAGCAAAAATCAACGGAAAAGTAATTGTAAAAACACTTCCTGAAGGAACTAAATTTGTGACTTTAGACGATGTGGAAAGAACTTTACACAAAGAAGATCTGATGATTTGCGATGAAAAAGGACCACTTTGCATCGCAGGGGTTTTTGGAGGTAAAAAATCGGGAGTAACAGAAGGAACTACCGCTATATTCCTTGAAAGTGCTTATTTTGATGCTGTAAGCGTGCGTAAAACTGCTAAAAGACATCAACTGAATACCGATGCTTCTTTCAGATTTGAAAGAGGTATTGACCCAACGATTACCGAATATGCTTTAAAACGTGCTGCACTTTTAATTCAGGAAGTAGCCGGAGGAAAAATCACTTCTGACGTTATTGAGGTTTATCCTAAAAAAGTAGAAGATTTTTCAGTTTTATTGAATTTCAGCCACGTTTCGAAAATTATCGGTCAGGAAATTCCAAAAGATACCATCAAAAAAATCCTGGTTTCATTGGACATAAAAGTAAATAGTGTTTCAGATTCAGGTTTAGGTTTAACGATTCCTGCTTACCGTGTAGACGTACAGCGTGAAATTGACGTAATCGAGGAAATTTTGAGAGTTTACGGATACAACAACATTAATTTTTCTAAAAAATTCAATGCTACGGTAGCTAACGCCCCAAGAACCGAAGATTATAAAGTGCAAAATGTAATTGCCTCACAACTGAACTCACAAGGGTTTCACGAAATGATGGCGAACTCTTTAACTACAGCCGCCTATGCAAAATTATCGACTGCATTAAAAGAAGAGCACAATGTTACGATGCTAAATCCTTTAAGCAGTGATTTATCGACCATGCGTCAGTCTTTATTGTTTTCAGGATTGGAAGCGATCTCCTATAACATCAACAGAAAGAACTCGGATTTAAAATTGTTTGAATTCGGAAAGTCGTATCACAAATATCTTAACGGATATGAGGAGCACAAACACCTTACTTTGTTGATTTCAGGAAACCGAAACAAAGAAAGCTGGACCAACCCTCAAAAAGCTACTGATTTCTTTTTACTAAAAGGATATGTAAAAGGAGTGTTGTCGCGTTTGGGAATTGATAAAATCACCAATGCGCCTGTGCAATCTGATGTTTTCTCAGAAGGAACGGCAATTTGCTACAATAACGAAACTTTAGTAGAAACCGGAGTGATCAAAAAGTCGATATTGAAACATTTCGGAATCAAGCAGGATGTTTATTTTGCTGATTTCAACTGGGATCTGATTTTAAAAATCATTACCGGAAAAATTAAGTATACCGAAATTCCAAAATACCCTGAAGTTCGCAGAGATTTGGCCTTATTGATTGATAAAAGCACGACGTACGAAAGTATTTTTAATCTTGCCAGACAAACCGAAAAGTCTCTTTTAAAAGACATCAACCTATTTGATGTTTACGAAGGAAACAAGCTTCCGGAAGGTAAAAAATCATATGCGTTGAGTTTCACCATTCAGGACAATACCAAAACGCTTACAGATGCTCAAATTGACAAAATCATGTCGAAACTACAGCAAACGTTTGAAACTGAACTTGGAGCAACTTTAAGATAA
- a CDS encoding adenine phosphoribosyltransferase: MQIKNYIRDIQGFPKKEILFKDITPLLNDPIARKEAVSILAESLKGQKIDKVVGAESRGFFFGILLAQELNAGFVPVRKPNKLPYDTISASYELEYGTDSLEMHTDAIKKGDRVLIHDDVLATGGTAKAVCELVEQLGGEIVQCNFLMELGFLNGREKISKHPIFAAITY; this comes from the coding sequence ATGCAGATTAAAAATTACATACGTGATATTCAGGGATTTCCAAAAAAAGAAATTTTATTCAAAGACATCACTCCGCTGCTAAATGACCCCATTGCCCGAAAAGAGGCAGTTTCTATTCTGGCAGAATCTTTAAAAGGGCAAAAAATCGATAAAGTAGTCGGAGCTGAAAGCAGGGGCTTCTTTTTTGGGATTTTACTGGCGCAGGAACTGAATGCGGGCTTTGTTCCCGTAAGAAAACCAAATAAGCTGCCTTACGACACGATTTCGGCTTCTTACGAACTCGAATACGGTACAGACAGTTTAGAGATGCACACAGACGCGATAAAGAAAGGAGACAGGGTTTTGATTCACGATGATGTTTTGGCAACAGGCGGAACCGCAAAAGCCGTTTGTGAATTGGTGGAGCAACTAGGAGGGGAGATCGTGCAATGCAACTTCCTAATGGAGCTTGGTTTCCTTAACGGAAGAGAAAAAATAAGCAAACATCCCATCTTTGCCGCTATCACCTATTAA
- a CDS encoding PepSY-associated TM helix domain-containing protein has product MRKFLNKIHLWLGLVTGLVVFVSMLAASIFVWEEELSAWYHKDKIFVPEVKSTVLPLDSLYATIKLKYPFADYATISHNPKKSYVFNSYEENTAPHWTAASDCKSYSNIYIDQYTGKELGEVDLRYDWIFNLRVLHQNLLLTYDVGHYIVGFSTLFIFVLILTGIYLWWPKNKAALKQRVWFRWKSTTKWKRKNYDFHNIGGIYTFIFILIFAITGLVWTFDWWTNGIYRILGNDPEKVWAKTPEISKVNTVNTQNPFEYMVQDIKVKIPKWTSIGLSLPEKPTKEAVPVATFIKHEGSSGWDESDIYTYNSVSAKNYYTVKHKDKTLGAKWRNSNYAIHTGSIYGFPTKLLASLVSLFCALLPVSGFLIWWGRNKKNNRKSN; this is encoded by the coding sequence ATGAGAAAATTTCTAAATAAAATACATTTATGGCTCGGGCTTGTAACCGGATTAGTTGTATTTGTAAGTATGCTGGCGGCCAGTATTTTTGTCTGGGAAGAAGAATTATCTGCCTGGTATCATAAAGATAAAATTTTTGTTCCTGAAGTGAAGAGTACTGTTCTACCCCTTGACAGTCTTTATGCTACTATAAAACTAAAATATCCATTTGCAGATTATGCTACAATTAGCCATAATCCAAAAAAAAGTTATGTATTTAACAGCTACGAAGAAAATACAGCACCGCATTGGACAGCAGCTTCAGATTGCAAAAGCTACAGTAACATTTATATTGATCAATATACAGGTAAAGAATTAGGGGAAGTTGATTTAAGATACGATTGGATCTTTAATCTCAGAGTACTGCATCAAAATTTGCTGCTTACTTATGATGTAGGTCATTATATAGTTGGATTTTCGACCTTATTTATTTTCGTTTTAATTTTAACCGGAATCTATTTATGGTGGCCAAAAAATAAAGCAGCTTTAAAACAAAGGGTCTGGTTTCGTTGGAAAAGCACCACAAAGTGGAAACGCAAAAATTATGATTTCCACAATATAGGCGGTATTTATACTTTTATATTTATTCTGATTTTTGCCATTACTGGATTGGTCTGGACATTTGACTGGTGGACCAACGGAATATATAGAATTCTGGGTAATGATCCTGAAAAGGTATGGGCCAAAACCCCTGAAATTTCCAAAGTAAACACTGTGAATACACAAAATCCTTTTGAGTACATGGTTCAGGACATTAAGGTTAAAATTCCTAAATGGACTTCTATTGGTTTATCACTACCTGAAAAACCTACTAAAGAAGCTGTTCCGGTTGCGACTTTTATCAAACACGAAGGAAGTTCGGGCTGGGACGAATCTGATATTTATACTTATAACAGTGTCTCAGCAAAAAATTATTATACCGTTAAGCATAAAGACAAAACGCTGGGAGCAAAATGGAGAAACAGCAATTATGCAATTCATACGGGAAGTATTTATGGCTTTCCCACTAAATTGTTAGCTTCTTTAGTTTCTTTGTTTTGCGCTTTACTTCCAGTCAGTGGTTTTTTGATTTGGTGGGGAAGAAATAAGAAAAACAATCGAAAATCAAATTAG
- a CDS encoding TIGR03571 family LLM class oxidoreductase: MKTICKIHIPGRMTLGLEFPLDNDWSLEGEKKRKKQARPFGIPDISKHTELIKLADKLGFAALWMREVPVYDPGFGDGAQIFDTLSYLGYVAAITDSIAIGTAAVVLPLHDPLQLAKAIATIENLSESRYLFGVGLGDRPVEFPLFGFDFETRAERFALNHEIIKEAWKEQSELNQYYEGLSNEIQVYPKPKNEIPWILAGRAKQSMDWIAQNMQGWFNYPRNVADTEVLVREWKNALYDNNQASKPYISAFHLNLLKNPDAPFTPHRFGGAVGINGLTKLLRLYELAGVNHMALHLRKSEVPLEEALKLIGQEVLPHFYPLNLQNSNA, translated from the coding sequence ATGAAAACAATTTGTAAAATACATATACCCGGCCGAATGACTCTTGGACTAGAATTTCCATTAGACAACGACTGGTCTCTTGAAGGAGAGAAAAAAAGAAAAAAACAAGCACGTCCTTTTGGGATTCCTGATATAAGCAAACACACAGAACTTATTAAACTGGCAGACAAACTTGGATTTGCTGCTTTATGGATGCGCGAAGTTCCGGTATATGATCCGGGTTTTGGAGATGGCGCTCAAATTTTTGACACCTTATCGTATCTGGGGTATGTTGCTGCCATTACCGATTCTATTGCCATTGGGACTGCGGCGGTTGTACTGCCTTTGCATGATCCGCTTCAATTGGCAAAAGCAATTGCAACTATCGAAAATTTATCTGAAAGCCGTTATCTTTTTGGTGTTGGTTTAGGCGATCGTCCTGTAGAATTTCCTTTGTTTGGATTTGATTTTGAAACCAGAGCAGAAAGATTTGCTTTAAACCATGAGATAATCAAAGAAGCATGGAAAGAGCAAAGCGAGCTGAATCAATATTATGAAGGTTTATCCAATGAAATTCAAGTTTACCCAAAACCTAAAAATGAAATTCCGTGGATTTTAGCCGGAAGAGCAAAACAAAGTATGGATTGGATCGCTCAAAACATGCAGGGCTGGTTCAATTATCCAAGAAATGTTGCAGACACGGAAGTTTTGGTAAGAGAATGGAAAAATGCACTTTATGATAACAATCAGGCATCGAAACCTTATATATCAGCTTTCCACTTAAATCTTTTAAAGAATCCTGATGCTCCTTTTACACCGCATCGTTTTGGTGGCGCTGTTGGTATTAATGGATTAACGAAATTACTGCGTTTATATGAATTGGCAGGGGTAAACCACATGGCACTTCATTTAAGAAAATCAGAAGTTCCGTTGGAAGAAGCCTTAAAATTGATTGGACAAGAGGTTCTGCCACATTTTTATCCCCTGAATTTACAAAATTCAAATGCTTAA
- a CDS encoding MFS transporter: MKTNETAVIAQTATTRKRLPAALWALTISAFGIGTTEFVIVGLLPTVATDLNISIPSAGLLVSLYAIGVAIGAPILTALTGSIPRKKLLIWLMIVFIIGNGLASIAPGFYTLVMARIITGLAHGVFFSIGSTIAASLVSPDKRASAISIMFTGLTVAIVTGVPFGTFIGQEFGWRATFIGVAVLGLIGLISGWILLPNKIENEKTIAIKDQFKVIANGRLLLAFLMTTLGYGGTFVAFTYLSPILQKIMGLSESMVNVVLVLYGIAIAFGNLIGGKAANKNPLKALLWMFVLQAIALLVFTFTASDSLFGIITLFIMGALSFSNVPGLQLYVVQLAERYLPGTEDVASAFNIAAFNVGIAIGAYVGGLVVESTLGLESTPWVGALFVVLAIGATLLSSKISSKKESK, encoded by the coding sequence ATGAAAACAAATGAAACAGCAGTTATAGCACAAACTGCCACTACACGAAAAAGACTGCCTGCAGCGCTATGGGCATTAACAATAAGCGCATTTGGAATTGGTACCACAGAGTTTGTTATTGTGGGTTTATTGCCAACAGTTGCCACAGATTTAAATATTAGTATTCCATCAGCAGGATTACTGGTGAGTTTATATGCCATTGGTGTTGCCATTGGAGCACCAATACTAACAGCCTTAACAGGAAGTATTCCAAGAAAAAAATTACTCATCTGGTTAATGATTGTATTTATTATAGGAAATGGTCTTGCTTCAATAGCACCTGGTTTTTATACCTTGGTTATGGCAAGAATCATTACAGGATTGGCTCATGGGGTTTTCTTTTCGATAGGTTCTACCATTGCCGCTTCATTAGTATCACCTGATAAAAGAGCATCGGCAATTTCTATTATGTTTACAGGTTTAACGGTTGCTATTGTTACCGGAGTACCTTTCGGAACCTTTATTGGACAAGAATTTGGATGGCGTGCTACTTTTATTGGAGTTGCTGTTTTAGGACTGATTGGCTTGATTTCGGGTTGGATTTTACTCCCAAATAAAATCGAAAATGAAAAAACAATCGCAATAAAAGACCAGTTTAAAGTAATAGCAAACGGTCGATTGCTGTTGGCTTTTTTAATGACTACGCTGGGGTATGGAGGAACTTTTGTTGCCTTTACTTATTTGTCTCCAATACTTCAAAAAATCATGGGGCTTTCTGAATCAATGGTGAATGTAGTGCTTGTATTGTACGGAATAGCGATCGCTTTCGGGAATCTTATAGGAGGGAAAGCAGCAAATAAAAATCCGCTGAAAGCATTATTGTGGATGTTTGTTTTACAGGCGATTGCATTGCTGGTTTTTACATTCACGGCAAGTGATTCTCTTTTTGGAATTATTACTTTGTTTATCATGGGAGCTTTATCATTTTCAAATGTTCCGGGATTACAATTGTACGTGGTTCAACTGGCAGAACGTTACCTGCCCGGAACCGAAGACGTGGCATCTGCCTTTAACATCGCAGCTTTTAATGTGGGGATTGCCATTGGGGCCTATGTAGGCGGATTAGTAGTAGAATCTACTTTAGGACTCGAATCTACTCCTTGGGTTGGTGCTTTGTTTGTAGTACTTGCGATAGGTGCAACCTTACTGAGCTCAAAAATATCAAGTAAAAAAGAAAGCAAATAA